The following is a genomic window from Verrucomicrobiota bacterium.
TCTCCGCAACGGCCAGATGGAAGTCCGCGCCACAACCGTTGCTCAACGAAGTCTTCGTGACGACCTCCACAAGCGGCGGCGACTCGGGCCGCGTTCAAGCGATGCTCGGCTTGTTCTCGCCCGTGGAACGCCGCTATTCGATTCACACGGGCTCCGACGGCGCTTCATTGACACCGGGACGCAGCGCGACCACGCCGCCCGAATTGTTCGCGCTCGGTTACGAGGAGCGATTGTCCGTCAGCAATCTCGCCGTGCGCGCGGACGACTTGCGCGCCATCGCCGGCAGCGGGCCGGCGACGGGCACGCGCTCACCCAACGTGCGCGCCCGCGTGTCTGCCGACGGCCTCACGTTGTCGGTCTCGAACCGCGCCGGCGCGCCGCTCTCCGGCGCGTTTGTGAAATTCAACCGGTTTGTCGTGCCCCTCGGTGACGTGCAGCCACACGCGCAGGTCGACCGCGCCGGCTTGCGCGGGAACCCGCGCGCCACCACCACCGGCTTGCTGCGCTCGGCGCGTGACGCGCAGCGCGAGCGGTTGCGCGGCGTGCTTTTCCCCGCGCCCGAATACGCGGCGGAAGTGTTGATCAAGGCCGACGAGCGGCGGTTCCAACGGCTGCTGCGCGGACGCGAGCCGCTGCCGGTGCTGTTCAGTTGGAGCGACGAGCCTGCGTTCCCCATCGCGTCGATCGATCCGCCCATCCCGCGTCGGGCAGTGGGACTGCTCGCGGTGGATGGCACGGTGGACTACGATGGTCCGGTGCTGCATCTGCCGGCAGGGTTGATGCCGGTGCAACTGCGCAACACGCGGGCGCAGCCGTTCGAGCGCGGCGCGGGCTGCTTCGCCGGAGGTCGTGCCGCGCACCTCGCGGTCGAGTTCACCCTTCCGGCCGGATGTCCCGCGCTCCATGCGCAGGAGTTGACGGTTCACTTTGAGTTTCGCGGCGCGGCGTTCGAGCCGGATGTGTTCGTCGCGCCGGGCGATTTCAAGCTGCCCGAGGACGTCGAGCACGCCGTCTCGCGGATGGAGCGCGTCGGCACTTCGTCGCCGCTGCGTGTGCCAGACCCGGCGCGGTTTCTCCACGCGGGCGTGCGCAGCGTGTTCGTCGTCGTGCGAGTCGCATACTCCGCGGAAGGCCGGAAGCTCGACTTGCAGATCAACCCGAACATCCACACCTGGCAGTTGCGCGAACTGGACCTCGAAGTCAAAGGTCTTGTCCCATGATCGTCACGAAAGCACTCACGAAGAGATACGCGGACGTCCTCGCGCTGGATGCGCTGGACCTCGTCATCGAGGAGGGCGAGATCTTCGGCTACATCGGCCCGAACGGCGCGGGCAAGAGCACGACCATCCGCATCCTTTCCGGGCTGCTCCGCCCGACGAGCGGGAGCGCGTCCGTCGCAGACGTGGACGTGGTGCGCCACCCGCAGCAGGCCAAGCGCGTGGTCGGCTACATGCCGGACACCTTCGGCGTGTATCAGGGGATGCGCGTCTGGGAGTATCTCGATTTCTTCGGTGCGGCCTACCGGCTCCCGCGCGCCACACGGCGCGGCCGCATCGACGAGGTGCTCGGCGTCACCGGCACGGACGCGATGCGCGACTACTTCGTGGACTCGCTGTCGCGCGGGATGCAGCAGCGGGTCGGCATCGCGCGCGCGCTCATTCACGACCCCAAGGTGCTGTTCCTCGACGAGCCCACGTCCGGCCTCGACCCGCGCGCCCGCATCGAGATGCGGCAGTTGCTCAAGCGGCTCAAGGAACGCGGCAAGACCATCCTCGTCTCGTCGCACATCCTGCCGGAACTGGCTTCGGTCTGCGACCGCATCGGCATTCTCG
Proteins encoded in this region:
- a CDS encoding ABC transporter ATP-binding protein; this encodes MIVTKALTKRYADVLALDALDLVIEEGEIFGYIGPNGAGKSTTIRILSGLLRPTSGSASVADVDVVRHPQQAKRVVGYMPDTFGVYQGMRVWEYLDFFGAAYRLPRATRRGRIDEVLGVTGTDAMRDYFVDSLSRGMQQRVGIARALIHDPKVLFLDEPTSGLDPRARIEMRQLLKRLKERGKTILVSSHILPELASVCDRIGILEQARLLLCDRMEAVMRQVEQRRVIEVEVLGDPAAAAAVLVAQFAAPKLEVTETVGRLLRLSFEGQDEEISGLLACLLQQGVGVLWFREVPLDLEHIYMKVTAEAKAGKRRTNDGG